From Cervus canadensis isolate Bull #8, Minnesota chromosome 28, ASM1932006v1, whole genome shotgun sequence, one genomic window encodes:
- the BAK1 gene encoding bcl-2 homologous antagonist/killer yields MASGQGPGPPGQGCGEPDPSSTSEEQVARDTEEVFRSYVFYRHQQEQEAEGAAAPTDPEMATLHPEPSSTMGQVGRQLAIIGDDINRRYDSEFQAMLQHLQPTADNAYEYFTKIASSLFESGINWGRVVALLGFGYRLALYVYQRGLTGFLGQVTRFVADFMLRRCIARWIAQRGGWVAALDLGNGPIRNVVIVLAVVLLGQFVVRRFFKS; encoded by the exons ATGGCTTCCGGACAAGGCCCGGGTCCCCCCGGGCAGGGCTGCGGCGAGCCTGACCCCTCCTCCACCTCGG AGGAGCAAGTGGCCCGGGACACGGAGGAGGTCTTCCGCAGCTACGTCTTTTACCGCCATCAGCAGGAACAGGAGGCTGAGGGGGCGGCTGCGCCTACTGACCCAGAGATGGCCACCTTGCACCCAGAACCCAGCAG CACCATGGGGCAGGTGGGCCGCCAGCTCGCCATCATCGGGGACGACATCAACCGGCGCTACGACTCGGAATTCCAGGCCATGCTGCAGCACCTGCAGCCGACGGCAGACAACGCCTACGAGTACTTCACCAAGATCGCGTCCAG CTTGTTTGAGAGCGGCATCAACTGGGGCCGCGTGGTGGCTCTGCTGGGCTTCGGCTACCGCCTGGCCCTCTACGTCTACCAGCGCGGCCTGACCGGCTTCCTGGGCCAGGTGACCCGCTTTGTGGCCGACTTCATGCTGCGTCGCTGCATCGCCAGGTGGATCGCGCAGAGGGGTGGCTGG GTGGCAGCTCTGGACTTGGGGAACGGCCCCATCAGGAACGTAGTCATAGTTCTGGCTGTGGTTTTGTTGGGCCAGTTTGTGGTACGAAGATTCTTCAAGTCATGA
- the LOC122430149 gene encoding gametogenetin-binding protein 1-like: MEAPASGPRPRILGRSSMFCFFRSLVGSKRSPKSSDKAPQKGLRGQDAVPLMTNRHRWGRAAWRETRPPTRLTCARPGALPRPSPSGLEMGAPGPQTSPAAKVLRVVAQSVEMKPVLPRGSQEVLGHLSELEEREEAATGEASGNTGTSERGHSAQALAVELGCVPRAVGPLEFSPEASREEECLLDGDLRLASSKVGAAPWNRLLGLYKRLQKGAMAKFPLKEGLPREEPGEEEEAEEEEDSALKLCVPGTVTLQSPLHKAFRSTDTVGFVEAELKKLLVVQRESRLWKMGGYDGRELLTQPEITLEEAGVVDGQHLLLEEMDEMGNWPPE, encoded by the exons ATGGAGGCCCCTGCTTCAGGCCCTCGACCCCGAATTTTGGGCCGCTCCTCCATGTTCTGCTTTTTCCGGAGCTTGGTGGGCAGCAAGCGCAGCCCGAAGAGCTCAGACAAGGCCCCGCAGAAGGGCCTGAGGGGGCAGGACGCCGTCCCCTTGATGACCAACCGTCACCGTTGGGGACGAGCTGCGTGGAGGGAGACCAGGCCTCCCACCAGGCTGACCTGCGCCCGCCCTGGGGCCCTGCCGCGGCCCAGCCCCTCGGGGCTGGAGATgggggccccagggccccagacCTCCCCAGCCGCAAAGGTCCTGAGGGTCGTGGCTCAGAGCGTAGAGATGAAGCCAGTCCTGCCCAGAGGAAGCCAGGAGGTGCTGGGCCACCTGTCTGagctggaggagagggaagaggcgGCCACAGGGGAGGCCTCAGGGAATACGGGCACCTCAGAAAG GGGCCACTCTGCCCAGGCCTTGGCGGTGGAGCTGGGATGCGTGCCGAGGGCCGTGGGGCCACTGGAGTTCAGCCCCGAGGCCTCCAGGGAGGAGGAGTGTCTGCTTGATG GTGACCTAAGGCTGGCCTCCTCCAAGGTGGGGGCAGCTCCCTGGAACCGCCTCCTCGGCTTGTACAAGCGGCTCCAGAAGGGGGCCATGGCCAAG TTCCCTCTCAAGGAAGGCCTGCCCCGAGAGGAGCCAGGCGAGGAAgaggaggcggaggaggaggaagacagcgCCCTCAAGCTCTGCGTCCCAGGCACCGTCACCCTCCAGTCACCGCTGCATAAGGCCTTCAGGTCAACGGACACAGTAG GTTTTGTGGAGGCGGAGCTAAAGAAGCTTCTGGTTGTTCAGCGGGAGTCCCGCCTCTGGAAGATGGGCGGCTACGACGGCCGGGAGCTGCTGACCCAGCCAGAGATCACCCTGGAGGAGGCGGGCGTCGTGGACGGCCAG CACCTGCTTCTGGAGGAGATGGACGAGATGGGAAACTGGCCTCCAGAGTGA